A window of the Diorhabda carinulata isolate Delta chromosome 1, icDioCari1.1, whole genome shotgun sequence genome harbors these coding sequences:
- the LOC130891637 gene encoding transmembrane 9 superfamily member 2, which yields MQRLLVFILLNNLLVNAFYLPGLAPVNYCKKEEETDTCKSDVKLFVNRLNTDESNIPYEYSHFDFCLPDSNEKSPVENLGQVVFGERIRPSKYNIEFMKNDTCNIVCIKKYSGDNNDDNLKLGRLRKGISLNYQHHWIVDNMPVTTCYEADDCRTGFPMGCYSRNGRHNCIKDVGRDDAYYIYNHVNLTITYHSGAKEEWGTNFQGNGGRIISVKVIPRSIAYKSKECSLSETEPLMIPLKNLQSGETFEIMYTYSITFVENNNVKWSSRWDYILESMPHTNIQWFSILNSLVIVLFLSGMVAMILLRTLHKDIARYNQIDNGEDAQEEFGWKLVHGDVFRPPRKGMLLSVLLGSGVQVFFMSLVTLAFACLGFLSPANRGALMTCAMVLYVLLGSPAGYVSARIYKSFGGEKWKSNVLLTSMLSPGIIFGLFFIMNLVLWGNDSSAAIPFSTLVGLLALWWLVSVPLTFVGAFFGFRKRALEHPVRTNQIPRLIPEQSVYTQPIPSIIMGGVLPFGCIFIQLFFILKSIWSSQMYYMFGFLFLVFIILVITCAETTILLCYFHLCAEDYHWWWRSYLTSGFTAVYLFLYCCHYFFSKLQIEGSASGFIYFGYTLIMVFLFNLLTGTIGFFACFWFIRKIYSVVKVD from the exons ATGCAGagattattagtttttattttattgaataaccTCTTGGTTAATGCGTTTTATCTGCCAGGTTTAGCTCCTGTAAATTATTGCAAAAAGGAAGAGGAGACTGATACTTGTAAA TCTGATGTCAAGTTATTTGTGAATAGGTTGAATACCGATGAATCAAACATACCATATGAATATAgtcattttgatttttgtctTCCTGACAGTAATGAAAAATCTCCAGTTGAAAATTTAGGACAAGTTGTGTTTGGCGAGAGAATAAGACCATCAAAGTATAACATTGAGTTCATGAAGAATGATACTTGTAACATTGTTTGCATTAAAAAATACTCTGGAGACAATAATGATGATAACTTAAAACTTGGCAGGCTAAGGAAAGGTATTAGTCTCAACTATCAACATCACTGGATAGTTGACAACATGCCTGTTACTACTTGTTACGAAGCAGATGATTGTAGAACTGGTTTTCCAATGGGATGCTATTCTAGGAATGGTAGACATAATTGTATAAAAGATGTTGGTAGAGATGATGCGTATTATATCTACAATCATGTAAATTTAACTATTACATATCACTCAGGAGCTAAAGAAGAATGGGGTACTAACTTTCAAGGAAATGGAGGAAGAATTATTTCAGTTAAAGTGATTCCAAGAAGTATTGCTTATAAAAG TAAAGAATGTTCTCTAAGTGAAACTGAGCCACTTATGATACCTTTGAAAAATCTTCAGAGTGgagaaacatttgaaataatgtACACTTACAGTATaacttttgttgaaaataataatgtcaaGTGGTCTTCAAGATGGGATTACATCCTGGAATCAATGCCTCATACCAACATTCAATGGTTCagtattttaaattcattggttattgtattatttttatctgGAATGGTAGCTATGATTTTACTCCGTACATTGCATAAAGATATTGCAAGGTATAATCAAATTGATAATGGAGAAGATGCTCAG gagGAATTTGGATGGAAACTTGTTCATGGAGATGTTTTCAGGCCTCCACGAAAAGGCATGCTTCTCTCAGTACTGTTGGGATCTGGAGTTCAAGTTTTTTTCATGAGTTTGGTAACTCTAGCTTTCGCATGTTTGGGATTTCTCAGCCCAGCTAACAGAGGTGCACTTATGACTTGTGCTATGGTATTGTATGTGCTGTTAGGATCTCCTGCAGGCTATGTTTCAGCAAGAATTTACAAAAGTTTTGGAGGTGAAAAATGGAAGTCAAATGTATTATTAACATCAATGCTATCACCTGG AATCATATTTGGACTGTTTTTCATCATGAATCTAGTACTGTGGGGAAATGATAGTTCAGCTGCTATACCATTTAGCACATTAGTGGGACTTTTGGCTCTCTGGTGGTTGGTATCAGTGCCACTTACCTTTGTTGGGGCATTCTTTGGATTCAGAAAGCGG gCTTTGGAACATCCAGTACGAACGAACCAAATTCCGAGATTGATACCAGAGCAATCGGTGTATACTCAACCTATACCGAGCATAATAATGGGTGGAGTATTACCATTTGGTTGCATCTTTATACAATTATTCTTCATTCTAAAATCTATCTGGTCTTCACAAATGTATTACATGTTTGGATTCCTTTTCCTAGTCTTTATAATCCTTGTTATAACTTGTGCGGAAACTACAATTTTATTGTGCTATTTCCACCTTTGCGCCGAGGATTATCATTGGTGGTGGAGGTCATATTTAACTTCAGGTTTTACAGcagtttatctatttttatattgctGTCATTATTTCTTCTCAAAACTTCAGATAGAAGGTAGTGCTTCGGggtttatttattttggatatactTTAATCATGGTATTTTTATTCAATCTTTTGACAGGCACAATTGGTTTCTTTGCTTGCTTTTGGTTTATCAGGAAAATTTATAGTGTGGTTAAAGTCGACTGA
- the LOC130898194 gene encoding uncharacterized protein LOC130898194 isoform X3, whose amino-acid sequence MSEDNLIGKRPKTSPEKLVTEDSSTNEKRKVKRVSFASSSFVKPFAVDPEINTLWDDTYEEELHDSDRSICSTLDQSFLENADFEEYNKENYNPTKPFLTEDNITFRKKIFKTNLETKGNATKSNMNDTPKITDKPREEINKELSEQMYTSVGASNDIYPTEVDNSQSSTDFIKLHFESDGTTFENIFPATCEQIKLYKTVTDRKLVEDCDIRDSDIYTNLLDKLAEADLRNLELLESSEKPNETAAADLKEMHQLELGSGAEYGSNSKEETELSDAVLQTLRELVEEAVTRSADY is encoded by the exons ATGTCGGAAGataatttaattggaaaacgACCTAAGACTTCT CCTGAGAAATTAGTCACTGAAGATTCAAGCACTAACGAAAAGAGAAAAGTAAAAAGAGTTAGTTTTGCCAGTAGCAGTTTTGTTAA GCCATTTGCAGTTGATcccgaaataaatacattatggGATGACACTTACGAAGAAGAACTCCATGATTCAGATAGATCTATTTGCAGTACTTTGGATCAAAGTTTCTTAGAAAATGCAGATTTTGAAGagtataataaagaaaattataaccCAACTAAACCATTTTTAACTGAAGATAATATAACAttcaggaaaaaaatatttaaaactaatttagaaacaaaagGAAATGCTACCAAGTCAAATATGAATGATACACCTAAAATTACAGATAAACCCAGAGAGGAGATAAACAAAGAGTTGTCAGAACAAATGTACACATCTGTTGGTGCATCAAATGATATTTATCCAACAGAAGTGGACAACTCGCAATCATCTACAGATTTTATAAAACTGCATTTTGAAAGTGATGGGACTACTTTCGAGAACATTTTTCCAGCTACGTGTGAACAGATCAAGTTATATAAAACTGTCACTGACAGGAAATTGGTAGAAGATTGTGATATCAGAG ATTCcgatatatatacaaatttattgGATAAATTGGCTGAAGCAGACCTGAGAAATTTGGAGCTGTTAGAATCTTCAGAAAAGCCTAACGAAACAGCTGCtgctgatttaaaagaaatGCATCAATTAGAATTAGGCTCTGGTGCTGAGTATGGGAGCAATTCTAAAGAAGAAACTGAACTTTCCGATGCTGTTCTCCAAACTTTGAGAGAACTAGTTGAGGAGGCGGTTACAAG GTCTGCCGATTACTAG
- the LOC130898194 gene encoding uncharacterized protein LOC130898194 isoform X1 codes for MSEDNLIGKRPKTSPEKLVTEDSSTNEKRKVKRVSFASSSFVKPFAVDPEINTLWDDTYEEELHDSDRSICSTLDQSFLENADFEEYNKENYNPTKPFLTEDNITFRKKIFKTNLETKGNATKSNMNDTPKITDKPREEINKELSEQMYTSVGASNDIYPTEVDNSQSSTDFIKLHFESDGTTFENIFPATCEQIKLYKTVTDRKLVEDCDIRVDTGPLTSQKYNKNSTESEQQCNTIHDSYSGKSFHKQAKGVLDLAKVSDSDIYTNLLDKLAEADLRNLELLESSEKPNETAAADLKEMHQLELGSGAEYGSNSKEETELSDAVLQTLRELVEEAVTRSADY; via the exons ATGTCGGAAGataatttaattggaaaacgACCTAAGACTTCT CCTGAGAAATTAGTCACTGAAGATTCAAGCACTAACGAAAAGAGAAAAGTAAAAAGAGTTAGTTTTGCCAGTAGCAGTTTTGTTAA GCCATTTGCAGTTGATcccgaaataaatacattatggGATGACACTTACGAAGAAGAACTCCATGATTCAGATAGATCTATTTGCAGTACTTTGGATCAAAGTTTCTTAGAAAATGCAGATTTTGAAGagtataataaagaaaattataaccCAACTAAACCATTTTTAACTGAAGATAATATAACAttcaggaaaaaaatatttaaaactaatttagaaacaaaagGAAATGCTACCAAGTCAAATATGAATGATACACCTAAAATTACAGATAAACCCAGAGAGGAGATAAACAAAGAGTTGTCAGAACAAATGTACACATCTGTTGGTGCATCAAATGATATTTATCCAACAGAAGTGGACAACTCGCAATCATCTACAGATTTTATAAAACTGCATTTTGAAAGTGATGGGACTACTTTCGAGAACATTTTTCCAGCTACGTGTGAACAGATCAAGTTATATAAAACTGTCACTGACAGGAAATTGGTAGAAGATTGTGATATCAGAG TTGACACTGGTCCTCTAACCTCAcagaaatacaataaaaactcaACAGAAAGTGAACAACAATGTAATACAATACATGACAGTTATTCAGGGAAATCATTTCATAAGCAAGCCAAAGGGGTACTGGATTTGGCCAAAGTTTCAGATTCcgatatatatacaaatttattgGATAAATTGGCTGAAGCAGACCTGAGAAATTTGGAGCTGTTAGAATCTTCAGAAAAGCCTAACGAAACAGCTGCtgctgatttaaaagaaatGCATCAATTAGAATTAGGCTCTGGTGCTGAGTATGGGAGCAATTCTAAAGAAGAAACTGAACTTTCCGATGCTGTTCTCCAAACTTTGAGAGAACTAGTTGAGGAGGCGGTTACAAG GTCTGCCGATTACTAG
- the LOC130898194 gene encoding uncharacterized protein LOC130898194 isoform X2, with product MSEDNLIGKRPKTSPEKLVTEDSSTNEKRKVKRVSFASSSFVKPFAVDPEINTLWDDTYEEELHDSDRSICSTLDQSFLENADFEEYNKENYNPTKPFLTEDNITFRKKIFKTNLETKGNATKSNMNDTPKITDKPREEINKELSEQMYTSVGASNDIYPTEVDNSQSSTDFIKLHFESDGTTFENIFPATCEQIKLYKTVTDRKLVEDCDIRVSDSDIYTNLLDKLAEADLRNLELLESSEKPNETAAADLKEMHQLELGSGAEYGSNSKEETELSDAVLQTLRELVEEAVTRSADY from the exons ATGTCGGAAGataatttaattggaaaacgACCTAAGACTTCT CCTGAGAAATTAGTCACTGAAGATTCAAGCACTAACGAAAAGAGAAAAGTAAAAAGAGTTAGTTTTGCCAGTAGCAGTTTTGTTAA GCCATTTGCAGTTGATcccgaaataaatacattatggGATGACACTTACGAAGAAGAACTCCATGATTCAGATAGATCTATTTGCAGTACTTTGGATCAAAGTTTCTTAGAAAATGCAGATTTTGAAGagtataataaagaaaattataaccCAACTAAACCATTTTTAACTGAAGATAATATAACAttcaggaaaaaaatatttaaaactaatttagaaacaaaagGAAATGCTACCAAGTCAAATATGAATGATACACCTAAAATTACAGATAAACCCAGAGAGGAGATAAACAAAGAGTTGTCAGAACAAATGTACACATCTGTTGGTGCATCAAATGATATTTATCCAACAGAAGTGGACAACTCGCAATCATCTACAGATTTTATAAAACTGCATTTTGAAAGTGATGGGACTACTTTCGAGAACATTTTTCCAGCTACGTGTGAACAGATCAAGTTATATAAAACTGTCACTGACAGGAAATTGGTAGAAGATTGTGATATCAGAG TTTCAGATTCcgatatatatacaaatttattgGATAAATTGGCTGAAGCAGACCTGAGAAATTTGGAGCTGTTAGAATCTTCAGAAAAGCCTAACGAAACAGCTGCtgctgatttaaaagaaatGCATCAATTAGAATTAGGCTCTGGTGCTGAGTATGGGAGCAATTCTAAAGAAGAAACTGAACTTTCCGATGCTGTTCTCCAAACTTTGAGAGAACTAGTTGAGGAGGCGGTTACAAG GTCTGCCGATTACTAG